Genomic segment of Candidatus Flexicrinis affinis:
GTCAGCGACGTGACAGCCCGCGAACCTTATATCGCCACGGTCGTTGCGGACATTCCAAACGCATACGGCGGCTGAACTTCCGCGAGATTGGCGTGTAGAATCAAGGGGCGCGGACATCATCCGCGCCTCTTTCGTGTTGTCGCACTATACGTTCAGATGCCTGCGTCCGCCGCGAGCGGCACGCTCGAAGACCTCGATAACCTGATCCACGACGAGCTTCCAGTCGTACTGCACGGCGCGGTCGGCCGCGGCGCGCGCGAGGGTATCGCGTAGGTTCGGGTCGATCAGCATTTGGCGAATGCGTTCGGCAAGCGACTCTGGATCGCGCACCGGAACGAGGAACCCTGTCTCGCCGTCACGTATCAGGTACTGCAGCCCGCCGACCGCCGATGCGATCACAGGCGTGCCGCTCGCCATCGCCTCCAGAGCCACCATACCGAAAGACTCGTAATCCGAAGGCATGATCAACGCTTCGGCAGCGGCGTAGAACACCGGCAGCGACGCATGTTCTTTGCTTCCGGCGAACTGAACGTAACCGTCCACGCCGAGCTGTTCGGCAAGGCTGCACAGCCGCGTGCGCTCCGGGTTGCCCGCCTCGCCACCCACGACCATAAGCCGTACTCCCGCGAGAACGCTAGGCTCCACTGTGTGCAATTCGTGCAACGCCCGCAGCAGAATGTCGACAGCCTTCAACGGCTCTAGACGTCCGACGAACAGCAGCATCTTCTCGCCGTCGCACAGCCCGACCGACGCACGCGCGACGTCCCGATTCATCGGCTTAAACTGCGACGTATCAACTCCCGGCGGCACAATCGACACTTTGCGCCGATCCACGCGATACAGCCACAGCAGTTGATGGTGTTCTGCCTGCGTCGCCGCGATGACCCGGTCGGCGTGGCGCACGATCTGCATCTCGGCCATCACACGTGGATCGATCATCGGCTGATTGGCGATACGATTCTTCATCGCGCCAAGGGTGTGGAACATCTGAACCCACGGGACGTCCCAACTGCGCCGCAGCACGTCGGCCACCAACCCGCTCAGCCAGTAGTGCGCATACATCACGTCGTACGTGCGGTTGTTGAGCGTGGCATACTTGTGGATGCCTGCCGCGAATTCCTGCGTCGCGCCGATCAAGCTGGACGGGTCGGCCGTGCCGTAGCCACCGGCGCGAAGCCGAATGACTCGAACGGTAGCCCCCAGACTCGTATCGACCTCGGGCTGACTGGCCGACTCACGACGCGTAAACACGTCAACCTGAACCCCACGCCTTCCCAACTCGCGCGAGAGTTCGCGCACGTAGACATTCATGCCACCCGTCTTGTACCCGCCGAGGACCGCGAGCGGGCTGGTGTGCATCGAGATAATGGCGACCGACTCAATCGGTTTCGCGGGGGTCATTTCGGCAGGACCGCCTTCAGCATGTACAACGTCTCGTCAACGCCGCCCATGCGATACTTGTAATCTTCATTACCGCGCAAAAAGTCAAACTCGGTATACCCCTGCTCGGTCGCATGCTGGATGAGATAGGCCAGCAGGACAATTCCGGGGCTGAGGTGGCCATGGCTCACCGAGATTCCCGAGTTGTAAACCATCACACGACCATTGTAGACGAAATTGACGTACGCGGCGGTCGGCTCTCCCGCAAGGGTGAGAAACGATAGCTGAAGCCAGCCGTTGCGCTGCATCGCCGGTAGTACTGAGCGGAAGAAGCGTACGTGATACGGGTTTTCGAGAAAGAGTGCCTTCTCCTGCGTGCTGTCCGCCATCAATGCAAGGAAGTTGTCGGTCGCACTGTCGAGATCGTCGTCTGGCGTGACGATGTGCCAATCGAGATCGGGGGATCCGTAGGCGATGCGCATCTTACGCCGAAGTTCGTGGCGATTCTTCTTGTCCAGCTTTTCGATGTAGTTCTCAAACGTACCGCTCAAGCGAATGACCGGACAGACTTCTTGAAACGTCTGCTCGACGTCGAACCCGCAGGAACGAAGCGCCGCACTCAGGCCGGCAATCGTCGCCGATCCTTCATGGATATTACAGATATTGATCCGGTCGAAACGTTCGGCATGTTCGCGCAGGACCTGTGCCCCGGCGTCAAAGACCCGTGAAGCGAACTCCGGTAGATAGATCATGTCGACGTAGTCGGTCACGTCAACGCAGCCAATGCCGCGGACGACACGTTCACCGCCCTCGCCCACCTCGATAAACCACGGTGCGATGCCCACCAGTCTGCCGCCGTCGTCACGCATGGTCGCGAGGAGCAGGTCCCCGGTTTGGTACGCGTCCCACCACAACGACTGCCATTCCCACGTCAGGAACACGGTATCGGTGGGGCTCTGCTTCAACAGCGTGTTCCATTCGGACTCAAGCTGCGTGAAAGCCTCGGCCGTCGTGTGCACTTCGATCTTCAAGCCGGTCTCCAATTGTGGTTCCAGGACGTTCATGCTCGATTCAAACATTGAGAGAAATTCAATTCATACTAGACGCGAGAACGATCGCAAATCTTACAATCATGGCTGCCTTAGCTCGGGGAAAACGGGCCGAGGTGGTCGTCCTGCGGCTCTGCCAACATCGCTTCGAGGAGAACGATCTCACGCCGGTACAGGCCGCGCAGGTCGTCCATCATCACCTGCAAATTGTCGGCTTCGAGCAGGGCCTGCCGCTGCGCGACGTTGATGTCGTGGAGCATGACGGCGGCCAAGCTGCACAGCGTCAACGGATCACTGGGGAGCTTGCGCGAGCCGGGCTGAATTCGGCCGGCATTCTCCAATACCTTGAGATAGCGGGCGATACAGCGGTGGAGGCCGTCGATTGAGTCCTGACGGACGTACTGCCCGGGGTTGAGCATCGGCGCGGACTCAACCGTACCCACCAAATATGACTGGTCGTACTTGAACTCGTTGACTCGAAACCGCTCGCGGCCTACGACGATGATGTTCATGCGGCCTTCAGGCAGCGACTGAACCTGCGTAATGGCAGCCGTTGTGCCCATGATCGTCGGCTTGGCTGCTGCACGGCTCCGTCCCTCCTCGGCCGCCCCCTGCTCGAGCAGGACGACGCCGAATGGCGAGTTCGTTGCGATGCAGTGATTGACCATTTCCTTGTAGCGTTCCTCAAAGATGTGCAGTGCCAACGACTGCAAGGGAAACAACACAAGGTTCAACGGAAACAACGGAAGGTCGAACATTGCCGCTCGTGACTGAAGTACGCCGCGATTATAGTCGTGATGCATGATCGTGGGTGAAATGTGCAGTGAACACTCATCTATTCACGCGGAAGAAATCGCTGAATTTCAATCAGGTAACCGCTTGGATCGCGCACGAACCCATTGTAGATGTGGTAGCGCTCATTCAGCTTCGGCCACTGCTCGACCTTTGCGCCACGCTCTGCAATTGTCGAAAAGAACGTATCGACGTCTTCGGTGACAAGCGTGAAGATCACGTTCGGTTGTTCGCTCACGCGCTGGGCTTCGATCGTTCCTGCGCGGCACACCCCAACATATGCCGCTTGGTTGATCTGATAGATCTTGCACCCACCTTGATCGAGCCACAAAGGAAGCTCGAGGATCGTGCCGTAGAAATGCGCGCTGGCATCGAGGTCGAGTGTATATAGGAACGTGATCTGCGAGTCGATCTTCGGCAGAGCCATAACTCCTCCAAATGTCATGCTCAACAATACAGGCTACAGTAACGATTGCGCGTTAGCCTTGCAAGGACGCCGACATGCGAATCACCATGTTCTCAGTCAATCCGCTCTACCCCAACGTGATCACGGGCGGGGCGTCGAAACATCTCCGGTCGGTAGCGATCCATCTGGGTGAACTGGGTCATCGCGTACGGATTATGTGTACGCGCATCGAAGGCAGCGACTCGCAGTTCTTGTGGCATCCCAACGTCGAGGTCCACCCGGTGCTGCCGTTCAAGCAGCCATTCCCGCAGCCCTACGCGATCAGCGGACATGACATGGCGCAGGTCGTCCAGCGCATGGGCGACGCCTTGCAGGACGCCGACCGGTTCTACGTCCACGACGGCGAACTGCTGTTTCCGTTTTTGAACGAGCGCGTCCCAACCGTCGTCAGCCTGCGCGACAACGTGTACCCCGAGACGCTCCACGGCGGCTTTCTATTTCGCGGCCACCGGCTCATCTTGATTAGCGAGTATTCGCGAAACTTCGTGCTGGCCACGATGGGCCGTTTCTTTCCCGAGCTGCACGAACGTATCGTCGTGATCCACAACGGGATCGACTGGAACACCTTCAAGCCAACGCCGCCGCACGGAATCTTGAACGTCATTCCGGTCGACCCTTCCAAGCACAAGATCGTCGTTCATCCGCACCGGCCAGAGGAGTCGAAGGGACTGCTGCAGACGATCGCCACTGCCGACCTACTCGTCCACAAGTACGGTCACACGACGCTACGCGTGCTGGCACCCAAATGGCTCGAATCGCAGAACACGCCGGAGTTGCTCGACTTCTACGCACGCGTACAGGTCGATATCGACCGCCGTGGCCTGAGCGAGCACGTGGTCTTTCACGACTGGGTTCCGTCCGCGCTGATGCCGGAGTATTACTCTCTGGGCGACGTATCGTTCTCG
This window contains:
- a CDS encoding glycosyltransferase, whose protein sequence is MTPAKPIESVAIISMHTSPLAVLGGYKTGGMNVYVRELSRELGRRGVQVDVFTRRESASQPEVDTSLGATVRVIRLRAGGYGTADPSSLIGATQEFAAGIHKYATLNNRTYDVMYAHYWLSGLVADVLRRSWDVPWVQMFHTLGAMKNRIANQPMIDPRVMAEMQIVRHADRVIAATQAEHHQLLWLYRVDRRKVSIVPPGVDTSQFKPMNRDVARASVGLCDGEKMLLFVGRLEPLKAVDILLRALHELHTVEPSVLAGVRLMVVGGEAGNPERTRLCSLAEQLGVDGYVQFAGSKEHASLPVFYAAAEALIMPSDYESFGMVALEAMASGTPVIASAVGGLQYLIRDGETGFLVPVRDPESLAERIRQMLIDPNLRDTLARAAADRAVQYDWKLVVDQVIEVFERAARGGRRHLNV
- a CDS encoding GNAT family N-acetyltransferase, whose translation is MNVLEPQLETGLKIEVHTTAEAFTQLESEWNTLLKQSPTDTVFLTWEWQSLWWDAYQTGDLLLATMRDDGGRLVGIAPWFIEVGEGGERVVRGIGCVDVTDYVDMIYLPEFASRVFDAGAQVLREHAERFDRINICNIHEGSATIAGLSAALRSCGFDVEQTFQEVCPVIRLSGTFENYIEKLDKKNRHELRRKMRIAYGSPDLDWHIVTPDDDLDSATDNFLALMADSTQEKALFLENPYHVRFFRSVLPAMQRNGWLQLSFLTLAGEPTAAYVNFVYNGRVMVYNSGISVSHGHLSPGIVLLAYLIQHATEQGYTEFDFLRGNEDYKYRMGGVDETLYMLKAVLPK
- a CDS encoding LON peptidase substrate-binding domain-containing protein, with the translated sequence MFDLPLFPLNLVLFPLQSLALHIFEERYKEMVNHCIATNSPFGVVLLEQGAAEEGRSRAAAKPTIMGTTAAITQVQSLPEGRMNIIVVGRERFRVNEFKYDQSYLVGTVESAPMLNPGQYVRQDSIDGLHRCIARYLKVLENAGRIQPGSRKLPSDPLTLCSLAAVMLHDINVAQRQALLEADNLQVMMDDLRGLYRREIVLLEAMLAEPQDDHLGPFSPS
- a CDS encoding VOC family protein, with product MALPKIDSQITFLYTLDLDASAHFYGTILELPLWLDQGGCKIYQINQAAYVGVCRAGTIEAQRVSEQPNVIFTLVTEDVDTFFSTIAERGAKVEQWPKLNERYHIYNGFVRDPSGYLIEIQRFLPRE
- a CDS encoding glycosyltransferase family 4 protein; its protein translation is MRITMFSVNPLYPNVITGGASKHLRSVAIHLGELGHRVRIMCTRIEGSDSQFLWHPNVEVHPVLPFKQPFPQPYAISGHDMAQVVQRMGDALQDADRFYVHDGELLFPFLNERVPTVVSLRDNVYPETLHGGFLFRGHRLILISEYSRNFVLATMGRFFPELHERIVVIHNGIDWNTFKPTPPHGILNVIPVDPSKHKIVVHPHRPEESKGLLQTIATADLLVHKYGHTTLRVLAPKWLESQNTPELLDFYARVQVDIDRRGLSEHVVFHDWVPSALMPEYYSLGDVSFSLGSFAETFGNSVYESLGCGTPAVAARVTTHRELLPSDLIDTVDYDDPEAAAAITDEILRSGRRTSQGTLDYLRSHYGVKRQLDSYVDVILNAEQSTPLTYRHPVLADDTPFRLAPWCVPALRGVYHDFNATYADMGALGNLLRQHPTGVSRQQAAQSGVTTAEFDRWFESGYIVPVNNTTR